In one window of Drosophila innubila isolate TH190305 chromosome 2L unlocalized genomic scaffold, UK_Dinn_1.0 4_B_2L, whole genome shotgun sequence DNA:
- the LOC117780968 gene encoding low affinity immunoglobulin epsilon Fc receptor-like — MKNRFIWLLVSMLLVQESKASCAEWKQLELNCGSYCFRVLLPVLDHVKDLQSQVNVFKNQSVSIKKLEYSKKFIQDEIDAYDKKMEDQRGMIELALLNYTKSNIKLNPNFLEQIQKIEHQLEKIEVLDTKLNQKLESQNNLTETNLQTENSDFVAKFKNIEELLKGKFLVEEKFEVQRNLTETSLQQQIDILNSSIDSIADSKSIQVLQEKLEAFQIKLDTQILDTLTQFQNIKGQIRNKTNAHNKNIEKILTGQRKVNEVKRVTARKPFKKIGSKYYYIEETEKVNWFAAVHKCLEYGGHLASIQNSVELSELLGHLKKFDYWIDINDLVTEGVFLSATTGLSPSYLNWHSGEPNNGENNEHCGELWFLNNMHKMNDAGCQGKRLFICESANL; from the exons ATGAAGAACAGATTTATTTGGTTACTTGTATCAATGCTTTTAGTGCAAGAGAGTAAAGCG AGTTGTGCTGAATGGAAACAACTTGAATTGAACTGTGGCAGTTACTGTTTCAGAGTCTTGCTACCTGTATTAGATCATGTCAAGGATTTGCAAAGTCAAGTTAAtgtgtttaaaaatcaatcagTATCTATCAAGAAACTTGAATACTCCAAAAAGTTTATACAAGATGAGATAGATGCTTACgataaaaaaatggaagatCAACGTGGAATGATTGAACTTGCCCTGCTAAATTATACAAAGAGTAATATTAAGCTAAATCCAAATTTTTTGGAACAGATCCAGAAAATTGAACATCAGCTAGAAAAGATTGAAGTGCTTGATACaaagttaaatcaaaaattagaGAGCCAAAACAATTTAACTGAGACCAACTTGCAGACGGAGAATTCAGATTTCGtagctaaatttaaaaatattgaagagTTGCTAAAGGGAAAGTTTTTAGTGGAAGAAAAGTTTGAAGTCCAGAGGAATTTAACTGAAACatccttgcaacaacaaatcgaTATTCTTAACTCAAGTATAGATTCCATAGCCGATTCTAAAAGTATACAGGTTTTACAGGAAAAGTTAGAAGCATTTCAAATAAAGTTGGACACTCAAATTCTTGACACGCTAACACAATTTCAGAATATTAAAGGCCAGATACGGAACAAGACTAACgcacacaataaaaatattgaaaaaattctaACTGGACAGCGCAAAGTAAATGAAGTCAAGAGAGTAACTGCTagaaaaccatttaaaaaaattggatcaaaatattattatattgagGAGACCGAAAAAGTCAATTGGTTTGCCGCAGTCCATAAGTGCCTAGAATACGGAGGACATTTGGCGAGTATTCAAAATTCAGTGGAGCTTTCAGAATTATTAGgacatttgaaaaaattcgATTATTGGATTGACATCAATGACCTGGTTACGGAGGGAGTATTTCTATCGGCAACCACAGGCCTATCGCCTAGCTACTTAAACTGGCATAGCGGGGAACCCAACAACGGCGAAAACAATGAGCATTGTGGCGAATTatggtttttaaataatatgcaCAAGATGAACGATGCTGGTTGTCAGGGTAAAAGATTGTTTATCTGTGAGTCtgcaaatttgtaa
- the LOC117780969 gene encoding activator of 90 kDa heat shock protein ATPase homolog 1: MAKWGEGDPRWIVEERPDATNVNNWHWTEKNATPWSKERLQQLFTDFKIEQSDIECIVDAVDKCSGEATVNNRKGKLIFFYEWELVLKWSGRLLNNSKLSHKGKLTIPNLSEENSLEDVEITVTIDESNDESETLKQFMYNVGRDRIRKQLGVYIKELKEEYSKNLILPKKSADGDDTALSQDAKNAKNAAQKAASVTSVASSKASSKSPSNTVGCKLDVRTLSMTEEFHCNANDLYNALTKPDMLTAFTRAPAKVDAVRGGEFVLYGGNVLGKFEELVPEKKIQQSWRLKNWSSGHYSNVIIELEETSSSTMMTLKQTGIPASEYDAMRTNWHRYYWHSIKQTFGFGSSISDAL; encoded by the exons ATGGCCAAGTGGGGAGAGGGCGATCCACGCTGGATTGTTGAGGAGCGACCCGATGCGACCAATGTGAACAATTGGCACTGGACGGAAAAGAATGCGACGCCCTGGTCCAAGGAGCGATTGCAACAGTTGTTCACGGACTTTAAAATAG AGCAAAGTGATATCGAATGCATTGTGGATGCGGTGGACAAGTGCAGCGGCGAGGCGACTGTCAACAACCGCAAGGGAAAGCTCATATTCTTCTATGAATGGGAATTGGTGCTTAAGTGGTCCGGCCGCCTTCTTAATAATAGTAAACTGAGCCACAAGGGAAAGCTGACCATACCGAATCTTTCCGAGGAGAATAGCCTGGAGGATGTGGAGATTACGGTGACCATTGACGAGTCCAACGATGAGTCGGAAACACTCAAGCAATTCATGTACAACGTGGGTCGTGATAGAATTCGCAAACAGCTCGGCGTCTACATCAAGGAACTGAAGGAGGAGTACTCCAAGAACTTGATATTACCAAAGAAAAGTGCCGATGGCGATGATACCGCTCTATCCCAAGATGCTAAAAATGCCAAGAATGCGGCCCAGAAGGCAGCGTCAGTGACATCTGTGGCCTCGTCCAAGGCATCCTCCAAGAGCCCATCGAACACCGTCGGCTGCAAGCTGGACGTGCGCACACTCTCCATGACCGAGGAGTTCCATTGCAATGCCAATGATCTCTACAATGCCCTGACAAAGCCCGACATGCTCACCGCATTTACACGTGCTCCAGCTAAAGTTGACGCTGTCCGCGGTGGCGA ATTTGTCCTCTATGGCGGCAATGTGCTCGGCAAGTTCGAGGAGCTGGTGCCGGAAAAGAAGATCCAACAGAGCTGGCGTCTGAAAAACTGGTCATCTGGTCACTACTCCAATGTCATCATCGAACTGGAGGAAACT TCATCCAGCACAATGATGACGCTGAAGCAGACTGGCATTCCCGCCTCCGAGTACGATGCGATGAGGACAAACTGGCATCGATACTATTGGCATAGCATCAAGCAGACCTTCGGCTTTGGCAGCTCCATTTCCGATGCCTTATAA